In Paenibacillus sp. FSL M7-0420, a single genomic region encodes these proteins:
- a CDS encoding S1C family serine protease, with product MGLFDDDFYSTKVSRRKSGKSKSTGGYADGKWAVRKSKRSLATWQISLISSVCSAVAAVLLFSLVTGQFAAERAQAPVVIDKVAASSADPYDRIIQAAAHIRPAVVSIINHKQDNKELNILDESALGSGVIYKKDDNKAFIITNNHVIEGAGKLEVVTVDGVTHKAELVGADKVSDIAVLSIDGKGIDRIAEIGDSSKLRLGETVIAIGNPLGLGDTLTSGIVSYTERTIPVSLNQDGVYDWEQEVIQTDAAINEGNSGGALVDLDGKVIGINTMKISDTGVEGLGFAIPANHVVDTANELTSKGRIARSYLGVYSVDLNNPYVPLADDQRKELNLPSVVTDGVVVLDAVGPAKDAGLQLNDVITKFNDKPITSTLSLRKYLYDHTKIGDKLKITFYRNGEVKQTTVQLLEKPEE from the coding sequence ATGGGATTATTCGATGATGATTTCTATTCAACCAAGGTGTCACGGCGCAAAAGCGGCAAATCTAAATCAACCGGCGGTTATGCTGACGGCAAGTGGGCTGTCCGCAAATCGAAGCGGTCGCTGGCAACCTGGCAGATCTCGCTGATTAGCTCTGTCTGCAGTGCTGTAGCGGCTGTGCTGCTGTTCAGTCTGGTAACGGGACAGTTCGCCGCTGAGAGAGCTCAGGCTCCGGTGGTTATTGATAAGGTGGCTGCGAGCAGCGCAGATCCGTATGACCGGATTATTCAGGCTGCTGCACATATCCGCCCTGCGGTAGTGAGCATCATTAATCATAAACAAGACAATAAGGAACTTAATATTCTCGATGAATCTGCGCTAGGGTCGGGAGTTATCTATAAGAAGGATGACAATAAGGCATTTATCATCACGAATAATCATGTCATTGAGGGTGCCGGCAAGCTGGAAGTGGTTACAGTAGACGGCGTGACACACAAGGCGGAGCTGGTAGGGGCCGACAAGGTGAGCGATATTGCTGTACTCTCCATTGACGGCAAGGGAATCGACCGGATTGCTGAGATCGGGGATTCCTCCAAGCTGCGTCTGGGTGAGACTGTCATTGCCATCGGCAATCCGCTGGGGCTTGGAGATACACTGACTTCCGGCATTGTCAGCTATACAGAGCGGACGATACCGGTGTCACTGAACCAGGACGGCGTGTACGATTGGGAGCAGGAAGTGATCCAGACGGATGCGGCCATTAACGAGGGCAACAGCGGGGGCGCACTAGTGGATCTGGACGGCAAGGTGATTGGTATCAATACGATGAAGATCTCCGATACGGGGGTAGAGGGACTGGGCTTTGCGATTCCCGCCAATCATGTGGTGGATACAGCCAATGAGCTTACCTCCAAAGGCCGGATAGCCCGGTCATATCTGGGCGTCTATTCAGTGGATCTGAATAATCCGTATGTGCCGCTGGCCGACGACCAGCGCAAGGAGCTTAATCTTCCGTCTGTAGTAACCGATGGGGTTGTAGTTCTGGATGCGGTGGGACCGGCGAAGGATGCGGGTCTGCAGCTTAACGATGTAATTACGAAGTTCAACGATAAGCCGATTACCTCCACCCTGTCGCTGCGCAAATATCTGTACGATCATACCAAGATCGGCGATAAGCTGAAGATTACCTTTTACCGCAATGGTGAAGTGAAGCAGACCACGGTCCAGCTTCTTGAGAAGCCAGAGGAATAA
- a CDS encoding cold-shock protein has translation MQTGTVKWFNAEKGFGFIEVEGGSDVFVHFSAITGDGFKTLDEGQRVEFNVVQGNRGPQAENVVKL, from the coding sequence ATGCAAACAGGTACAGTTAAATGGTTCAACGCAGAAAAAGGATTCGGTTTCATCGAAGTTGAAGGCGGAAGCGACGTATTCGTTCACTTCAGCGCAATCACTGGCGACGGCTTCAAAACTTTGGACGAAGGCCAACGCGTTGAATTCAACGTTGTTCAAGGCAACCGCGGACCACAAGCCGAAAACGTTGTAAAACTGTAA
- the walK gene encoding cell wall metabolism sensor histidine kinase WalK, with translation MKALSFFRTIQARLIVIYVLLILIAMQLIGVYFVSSMKNSLTDNFTKDLKARAEMLSILTADKFGSETGTADEESAVESLRGMVNNLYINGAEIQVLDASGKIITTSIPSQNDYVGQRNTQTVVSRALQGISDNEEYIIADDNVRKKVVAKPVISGDKVVGAIYIAADMKDLYATMSRINSVFLSGLLLALALTAVLGVILAHTITHPIKEMTKHATAVAEGRFNRKVPVFGNDEIGQLSQAFNYMTDRLREALLQNEEEKEKLSSILANMSDGVVATDESGAVILMNTRAALMLGAEGPLPAGASLGGLLGLEPEQSVSVTQGVPQSAMLHLSPMGGEDPNIVRVTFTPIHRREGGRIAGTIAVLQDVTEQENLEESRREFVANVSHELRTPLTTIKSYAEALDDGALEDPQLAVRFVGVIRNETERMIRLVTDLLHLSRLDSKESSLRIQQTDITEMLEDVADRFSFQIRQKRIHISTRVRKDVATAWLDRDQIDQVLGNLVSNALKYTPEGGTIQLEAHKSEDGMLAVSVRDSGIGIPKKDIERIFERFYRVDKARSRNMGGTGLGLSIAREIVKAHGGSISLQSELNEGSLVTFTLPLMKQRGSEA, from the coding sequence ATGAAGGCACTGTCCTTTTTCCGGACGATTCAGGCCAGGCTTATCGTAATCTACGTGCTGCTGATTCTGATTGCGATGCAGCTGATCGGCGTATACTTTGTCAGCTCGATGAAGAACTCGCTGACGGATAACTTCACCAAGGATCTGAAGGCCCGGGCCGAGATGCTCTCGATCCTCACCGCTGACAAATTCGGCAGTGAGACAGGAACAGCCGATGAGGAATCGGCGGTGGAGAGCCTGCGCGGCATGGTGAATAATCTGTATATCAATGGTGCAGAAATTCAGGTGCTGGATGCGAGCGGCAAGATTATTACCACCTCGATCCCTTCGCAGAATGACTATGTCGGCCAGCGGAACACGCAGACCGTGGTCAGCCGTGCGCTGCAGGGGATCAGTGATAATGAGGAATATATCATCGCTGATGATAATGTGCGCAAGAAGGTAGTGGCGAAGCCGGTAATTTCCGGTGATAAGGTGGTAGGCGCCATCTATATAGCTGCCGATATGAAAGACTTATATGCCACCATGAGCCGGATTAACAGTGTATTCCTCTCGGGGCTGCTGCTGGCGCTGGCGCTCACGGCCGTGCTGGGGGTCATTCTGGCCCATACGATCACACATCCGATCAAGGAGATGACCAAGCATGCCACGGCTGTGGCCGAAGGGCGCTTCAACCGGAAGGTTCCTGTGTTCGGCAATGATGAGATTGGCCAGCTGAGCCAGGCCTTCAACTATATGACGGACCGGCTGCGCGAGGCGCTGCTGCAGAACGAAGAGGAGAAGGAGAAGCTGTCGTCCATTCTCGCCAATATGAGTGACGGTGTCGTAGCCACAGACGAGAGTGGCGCGGTGATTCTGATGAATACCCGCGCTGCCCTGATGCTGGGCGCGGAAGGACCGCTTCCGGCAGGAGCCTCGCTTGGCGGGCTGCTGGGGCTGGAGCCTGAGCAGTCTGTCTCGGTAACTCAGGGCGTTCCCCAGTCGGCTATGCTCCATCTGTCTCCCATGGGCGGAGAGGACCCCAATATTGTGCGGGTGACCTTCACCCCGATTCACCGCCGCGAAGGCGGACGGATCGCCGGGACGATTGCGGTGCTGCAGGATGTTACGGAGCAGGAGAATCTGGAGGAGTCCCGGCGGGAGTTCGTGGCGAATGTGTCGCATGAGCTGCGGACGCCGCTTACGACGATCAAGAGCTATGCAGAGGCGCTGGATGACGGCGCACTTGAAGATCCGCAGCTTGCCGTGCGGTTCGTCGGCGTTATCCGTAATGAGACGGAGCGCATGATCCGGCTGGTTACGGATCTGCTGCATCTGTCGCGGCTGGATTCCAAGGAATCCAGCCTGCGCATTCAGCAGACGGATATCACCGAGATGCTGGAGGATGTGGCGGACCGCTTCTCCTTCCAGATCCGCCAGAAGCGGATTCACATCAGCACCAGGGTGCGCAAGGATGTCGCTACAGCCTGGCTGGACCGCGACCAGATTGATCAGGTGCTGGGCAATCTGGTCTCCAATGCCCTCAAGTATACGCCAGAAGGCGGGACAATCCAGCTGGAGGCGCATAAGAGCGAGGACGGCATGCTGGCCGTGTCTGTCCGCGACTCCGGTATAGGGATTCCGAAGAAGGATATTGAGCGTATCTTTGAACGCTTCTACCGGGTCGATAAGGCACGCTCGCGGAACATGGGTGGAACAGGTCTGGGGCTGTCCATTGCCCGGGAAATTGTCAAAGCCCACGGCGGCTCCATTTCCCTGCAATCGGAGCTGAATGAGGGCTCGCTGGTCACGTTCACACTGCCTTTGATGAAGCAAAGGGGGAGTGAGGCGTGA
- the yycF gene encoding response regulator YycF, translating into MQMGTILVVDDEQPIADILKFNLEKEGYEVICAFDGNSAVELALSKRPDLMLLDLMLPGKDGMDVCREVRSAHLDIPIIMLTAKDGEIDKVLGLELGADDYVTKPFSTRELLARVKAQMRRQHKPSPSEAPSETVESKQGVYHFGLFIDTDMYMVYKDSEPLDLTHREYELLYYMIRHAGKVMTREHLLQAVWGFEYFGDVRTVDVTIRRLREKIEENPSKPEYIHTRRGLGYLMHSPKNGGL; encoded by the coding sequence ATGCAAATGGGAACGATTCTTGTAGTGGATGATGAACAACCTATTGCTGATATATTGAAATTCAATCTGGAAAAAGAGGGCTACGAGGTCATCTGCGCCTTCGACGGCAACAGTGCGGTGGAGCTGGCTCTGTCCAAGCGCCCCGATCTGATGCTGCTGGATCTCATGCTGCCCGGTAAGGACGGAATGGATGTCTGCCGTGAGGTGCGCTCTGCCCATCTGGATATTCCTATCATTATGCTTACCGCCAAGGATGGGGAGATTGATAAAGTGCTGGGTCTGGAGCTTGGTGCGGATGATTATGTGACCAAGCCGTTCAGTACCCGTGAGCTGCTGGCCAGGGTTAAGGCCCAAATGCGGCGCCAGCATAAGCCGTCTCCGTCGGAAGCGCCTAGTGAGACAGTGGAGAGCAAGCAGGGGGTCTATCATTTCGGATTATTCATTGATACGGATATGTACATGGTCTACAAGGATAGTGAGCCGCTGGATCTGACGCATCGTGAATATGAGCTGCTCTATTATATGATCCGCCATGCGGGCAAGGTAATGACCCGGGAGCATCTGCTGCAGGCTGTGTGGGGCTTCGAATATTTCGGCGATGTGCGGACGGTGGATGTGACCATCCGCCGGCTCAGAGAAAAAATTGAGGAGAATCCCAGCAAGCCGGAGTATATTCATACCCGGCGCGGACTCGGTTATTTGATGCATAGCCCCAAAAACGGAGGGTTGTAA
- a CDS encoding MBL fold metallo-hydrolase, translated as MGISFTVLSSGSTGNVTVVRNGETTLMIDAGLSAKRIDELLAMRELTGAELDGILVTHEHSDHIKGLGAMARKYNLPIYANSNTWGAIEKGIGKIEEHNRVVMETGQHRDFGSMRVESFAISHDAAEPVAYNFYDGKEKLCVATDLGYVSDKVRTAISDADVLVLESNHDIEMLRMGRYPWNTKRRILGDLGHLSNEAAGAALSEILSGRTKRAYLAHLSRDHNMMDLAKMSVRGAMEDRGCFYKDSEFRLCDTYYDRPTPWDKVSQS; from the coding sequence ATGGGGATTTCATTTACAGTACTGTCCAGCGGTTCTACCGGGAATGTGACAGTGGTGCGCAATGGCGAGACCACACTTATGATCGACGCGGGTCTGAGCGCGAAGCGGATTGACGAGCTGCTGGCCATGCGCGAACTGACGGGAGCGGAGCTGGACGGAATTCTTGTGACCCACGAGCATTCGGATCATATTAAGGGGCTGGGCGCGATGGCCCGCAAGTATAATCTTCCGATCTATGCGAATTCGAACACCTGGGGAGCCATTGAGAAGGGGATTGGCAAGATTGAGGAGCATAACCGGGTCGTTATGGAAACCGGGCAGCACCGGGATTTCGGCAGTATGCGGGTGGAATCCTTCGCCATCTCCCACGATGCTGCAGAGCCGGTGGCTTACAATTTCTATGATGGCAAGGAGAAGCTATGTGTTGCGACAGACCTCGGGTATGTCAGCGACAAGGTGAGAACGGCCATATCGGATGCCGATGTGCTGGTGCTGGAGTCGAATCATGATATCGAAATGCTGCGGATGGGGCGTTATCCCTGGAATACGAAGCGGCGGATTCTCGGCGATCTGGGGCATCTGTCCAATGAGGCGGCAGGCGCAGCGCTCAGCGAGATTCTGAGCGGGCGGACCAAGCGCGCTTACCTGGCACATCTGAGCAGAGACCATAATATGATGGATCTGGCGAAGATGTCCGTGCGCGGGGCTATGGAGGACCGGGGCTGCTTTTACAAAGACAGTGAGTTCAGGCTCTGCGACACCTACTATGACCGGCCTACGCCATGGGATAAGGTGAGCCAGTCATAA
- a CDS encoding cold-shock protein has protein sequence MNYRKKPLEEVPEENTAIWACTNEDCNGWMRDNFAFEHAPSCRLCHSPMVRSMKMLPQLLNSNGDLKSLKKGISIT, from the coding sequence ATGAACTACCGGAAAAAGCCTTTGGAGGAAGTACCGGAAGAAAATACCGCAATTTGGGCCTGTACCAATGAGGATTGCAATGGATGGATGAGGGATAATTTCGCATTTGAACATGCGCCTTCCTGCCGTCTCTGTCATTCCCCAATGGTTCGTAGCATGAAGATGCTGCCGCAATTGCTTAATTCAAATGGCGATCTCAAATCGCTTAAGAAAGGTATTTCCATTACCTAG
- a CDS encoding YycH family regulatory protein produces MKERIKSWMLVLLILGSLVESYYLIYRLPGSDSAVLSKTLYVKTDNMGPEEKVENLLYPDKMIIHMGGDKHTLFYPSSTFYNLIMNRLKGRSFESFQRRSVQDFDWDKIRSENPGIELSFGAGIPVTLLQRVMQISPDSLFEGESIDRIWIYNIKNDSKAHAIFFSTRGDIVYEAAKADLTVQDVQQHVDFGKNLTLYTAVNGEYYVPEADVPLVKVVMPAGMYTIEQMQSNLFFDAGSTRYIPEKDGSKIYTDSKRSLQVDQEQNWMSYSDPAALPDGDSTPAKDALEAVDFVNRHGGWNGTYRLAATEEGRQDRKVSFQQYYGAYPSGSYPIMSNPQLQYGVIHLELQQGTVSSYERSLMYTNEDKSEKTIVELPGGELLKQRLAQIGSSLRIVELTPAYMPALAGEKLQLHPVWRVTLSDGSELTLN; encoded by the coding sequence GTGAAGGAGAGAATCAAGTCATGGATGCTGGTCCTGCTTATACTCGGAAGTCTCGTAGAGAGCTATTATCTGATCTACAGGCTGCCCGGTAGTGATTCGGCAGTGTTGTCGAAGACCTTATATGTGAAGACGGATAATATGGGGCCGGAGGAGAAGGTGGAGAACCTGCTCTACCCCGATAAAATGATCATTCATATGGGCGGGGACAAGCATACGCTGTTCTACCCCAGCTCCACCTTCTATAATCTGATTATGAACCGCCTGAAGGGCCGCAGCTTCGAGAGCTTCCAGCGGCGGTCCGTACAGGACTTCGACTGGGACAAGATCCGCAGCGAGAATCCGGGCATTGAGCTGTCGTTCGGGGCAGGCATTCCGGTAACGCTGCTGCAGCGGGTCATGCAGATCTCACCGGATTCGCTGTTCGAGGGGGAGAGCATTGACCGGATCTGGATCTATAATATCAAAAATGACTCCAAAGCCCATGCCATCTTCTTCAGCACACGCGGGGATATTGTGTACGAGGCGGCCAAGGCGGACCTTACGGTCCAGGATGTGCAGCAGCATGTGGACTTCGGCAAGAATCTGACGCTGTATACAGCCGTGAACGGTGAGTACTATGTTCCTGAGGCGGATGTTCCGCTGGTTAAAGTTGTGATGCCTGCGGGTATGTATACCATTGAGCAAATGCAGAGCAATCTGTTCTTCGATGCGGGCAGCACCAGATACATTCCGGAGAAGGATGGCTCCAAGATTTATACGGACAGCAAGCGCAGCCTGCAGGTAGACCAGGAACAGAACTGGATGAGCTATAGCGACCCGGCTGCACTGCCCGATGGCGACAGTACACCGGCAAAAGATGCGCTGGAGGCGGTGGATTTCGTGAACCGGCACGGCGGCTGGAACGGAACCTACAGGCTGGCTGCTACGGAGGAGGGCCGGCAGGACCGCAAGGTTTCTTTTCAGCAATATTATGGCGCTTATCCATCCGGCTCCTATCCAATTATGAGCAACCCGCAGCTTCAGTATGGGGTAATCCATCTGGAGCTCCAGCAGGGAACGGTCTCTTCCTATGAGCGCTCCCTGATGTATACGAATGAGGACAAGTCTGAGAAGACCATTGTCGAGCTGCCCGGCGGCGAACTGCTGAAGCAGCGGCTGGCGCAGATCGGCAGCTCCTTGCGGATTGTTGAGCTTACGCCTGCTTATATGCCTGCGCTGGCCGGGGAGAAGCTGCAGCTTCATCCCGTCTGGCGGGTTACGCTTAGTGATGGCAGTGAGCTTACATTGAATTAG
- a CDS encoding cytochrome ubiquinol oxidase subunit I yields MDTVLLSRIQFASTTIFHYFFVPVSIGLALIIAIMETMYVRKGNEEYKRMAQFWGKLFLINFAVGVVTGILQEFQFGMNWSDYSRFVGDVFGAPLAIEALLAFFLESTFIGIWIFGWDKVSKRIHLLSIWLVAFGTMLSAFWILLANSFMQHPVGFAINNGRAEMNDIFALITNGQLLVEFPHTVLAAYATGAFLVTGISAYKLLKKQDVAFFRKSFEIAAIVGVISSFGVAVAGHAQAQYLVETQPMKMAASEALWGESGDPAPWTVFANIDVKNQTNSNEVQVPYLLSFLSYSKFSGDVKGMLELQKEYEVAYGPGDYIPPVKTTFWSFRIMVAAGTLMMLFGVYAIYLMWRKKMDRPNTWFMRFMFWGLLLPPIANTAGWIMTEIGRQPWTVFGLMTTEDSVSPNITSGQVLFSVISFTAIYAILGAVLVGLFVKVIKKGPYAMDNEHGESHDPYNKEG; encoded by the coding sequence ATGGATACAGTACTGCTGTCGCGTATACAATTTGCGTCGACGACAATTTTTCATTATTTCTTTGTGCCAGTATCGATCGGACTTGCGCTCATAATTGCCATTATGGAGACCATGTACGTAAGAAAGGGCAATGAAGAGTACAAAAGAATGGCGCAATTCTGGGGGAAGCTATTCCTGATTAACTTCGCAGTAGGTGTAGTAACAGGGATCTTGCAGGAGTTCCAGTTCGGGATGAACTGGTCGGATTATTCGCGCTTCGTCGGTGATGTGTTCGGGGCTCCGCTTGCGATTGAAGCCTTGTTGGCCTTCTTCCTGGAGTCCACGTTCATCGGAATCTGGATCTTCGGCTGGGATAAGGTATCCAAGCGGATTCATCTGTTATCCATCTGGCTGGTCGCCTTCGGAACGATGCTGTCGGCATTCTGGATTCTGCTGGCTAACTCGTTCATGCAGCATCCGGTCGGCTTCGCAATAAATAACGGTCGGGCTGAAATGAATGATATCTTCGCACTGATTACGAACGGCCAGCTGCTGGTGGAATTCCCGCATACAGTGCTTGCCGCCTACGCTACAGGCGCCTTCCTGGTAACAGGGATCAGTGCTTACAAATTGCTTAAGAAGCAGGACGTTGCTTTTTTCCGGAAATCATTCGAGATTGCAGCCATTGTAGGGGTTATTTCTTCCTTCGGCGTTGCTGTTGCAGGACATGCACAGGCTCAATATCTGGTAGAGACACAGCCGATGAAGATGGCAGCATCCGAAGCGCTGTGGGGTGAGAGCGGCGACCCGGCACCTTGGACCGTATTTGCCAATATCGATGTGAAGAACCAGACCAACAGCAATGAGGTTCAGGTTCCGTATCTGCTGAGCTTCCTGTCCTACAGTAAATTCTCCGGTGATGTGAAGGGGATGCTGGAGCTGCAGAAGGAGTATGAAGTAGCCTACGGACCAGGAGATTATATTCCGCCGGTCAAAACAACCTTCTGGAGCTTCCGGATCATGGTTGCTGCCGGCACGCTGATGATGCTGTTCGGGGTATATGCTATCTACCTCATGTGGCGTAAAAAGATGGACAGACCCAATACCTGGTTCATGCGCTTCATGTTCTGGGGACTGCTGCTTCCGCCGATTGCCAACACGGCCGGCTGGATTATGACAGAGATCGGGCGTCAGCCATGGACTGTATTCGGACTTATGACTACAGAAGACAGTGTATCACCTAATATTACGAGCGGACAGGTGCTGTTCTCGGTGATTTCTTTTACCGCGATCTATGCCATATTGGGTGCAGTGCTGGTCGGCCTGTTCGTCAAAGTGATCAAAAAAGGTCCTTATGCTATGGATAACGAACACGGTGAATCCCACGATCCGTATAACAAGGAGGGCTAA
- the cydB gene encoding cytochrome d ubiquinol oxidase subunit II, producing MSLNELWFLLIAVLFVGFFFLEGFDFGVGMETQILAKNDTERRILINSIGPFWDANEVWLITGAGAMFAAFPHWYATLFSGFYIPFVFALLALIARGVAFEFRGKRDSKAWQKTWDVCIFFGSFLPPFLLAVVFASFIKGLPIDKDMQMYAGFFDIVNAYTVVAGITVVLLCLVHGLMFTTLRTLGDLQERARKLAQKLLIPLAALLVAFVVMTYTMTDIFDKRGTLLWIVVVLAVAAYLLAGYFMTKKKDGYAFGMTGAVMALSVASIFIGLFPRVMISSLDQAFNLTITNAASGQYSLKVMTIVALTLLPFVLGYQIWSYFIFHKRVHEKEHLEY from the coding sequence ATGTCACTTAATGAATTATGGTTTCTGCTGATTGCGGTGCTGTTCGTCGGGTTCTTCTTCCTGGAAGGCTTCGACTTCGGTGTAGGGATGGAGACGCAGATTCTGGCTAAGAATGATACGGAGCGACGGATACTGATCAATTCGATCGGGCCGTTCTGGGATGCGAATGAGGTATGGCTGATTACGGGTGCCGGTGCAATGTTCGCGGCCTTCCCGCACTGGTATGCTACGCTGTTCAGCGGCTTCTATATTCCGTTTGTATTTGCTCTGCTGGCGTTGATCGCCCGTGGTGTCGCCTTCGAATTCAGAGGCAAGCGCGATTCCAAGGCTTGGCAGAAAACATGGGATGTCTGCATCTTCTTCGGCAGCTTCCTGCCGCCGTTCCTGCTCGCCGTGGTATTCGCCAGCTTCATCAAGGGCTTGCCGATCGACAAGGATATGCAGATGTATGCCGGATTCTTCGATATCGTCAATGCGTATACGGTGGTTGCAGGGATTACGGTTGTCCTGCTGTGTCTGGTGCACGGGCTGATGTTCACTACGCTCCGCACGCTTGGAGATCTGCAGGAACGGGCGCGTAAGCTGGCCCAGAAGCTGCTGATTCCACTGGCGGCGCTCTTGGTAGCCTTCGTTGTGATGACATATACTATGACGGATATCTTCGATAAACGCGGAACGCTGCTGTGGATTGTAGTTGTTCTCGCTGTCGCCGCTTATCTGCTGGCCGGATATTTCATGACTAAGAAGAAGGACGGCTATGCCTTCGGGATGACCGGCGCTGTGATGGCGCTGTCTGTTGCATCGATCTTCATCGGACTCTTCCCGCGGGTTATGATCAGCTCGCTGGATCAGGCGTTCAACCTGACGATTACGAATGCGGCCTCCGGCCAATATTCGCTGAAGGTGATGACGATTGTAGCGCTGACCCTGCTGCCGTTCGTGCTGGGCTATCAGATCTGGAGTTATTTCATCTTCCACAAACGGGTTCATGAGAAGGAGCATCTTGAATACTAA
- the yycI gene encoding two-component system regulatory protein YycI, with amino-acid sequence MDWGRAKSVLIYAFLVLNLLLCYQLWIDVRDQVSAGLDFTSLSAETQAVMEEKNIRLLCPIPAATPQLPDITYRYSAEEQNELPVKLKEPIDSKLMYSSFSELSNLLKSQIPDIANYRFDSQESEVGRFVLHPLVDNKWSLFRVRLELINSDQKIVAYRWPKIEIAASRSEDLQKVLPASQALSSLIEKYFPADAAVKEIELGYYGELFNSESQVASPMWRFMLEDGSAYYMDAISADIISPKTTE; translated from the coding sequence ATGGACTGGGGAAGGGCCAAGAGTGTATTGATATATGCCTTTCTGGTGCTGAATCTGCTGCTGTGCTATCAGCTATGGATCGATGTGCGCGATCAGGTCAGTGCGGGACTTGACTTCACTTCCCTGTCCGCAGAGACTCAGGCGGTGATGGAGGAGAAGAATATCCGGCTGCTATGTCCGATTCCGGCTGCTACTCCGCAGCTGCCTGATATCACGTACCGTTATTCGGCCGAAGAGCAGAATGAACTGCCTGTGAAGCTTAAGGAGCCGATCGACAGCAAGCTGATGTACTCCTCGTTCTCGGAGTTGAGCAATCTGCTGAAGAGCCAGATTCCCGACATTGCCAATTACCGGTTCGATTCACAGGAGAGTGAGGTCGGCAGGTTCGTCCTGCATCCGCTGGTGGATAACAAGTGGTCTCTGTTCAGAGTGCGGCTGGAGCTGATTAACAGTGACCAGAAGATTGTGGCCTACCGCTGGCCGAAGATTGAGATCGCAGCAAGCCGGAGCGAGGATCTGCAGAAGGTGCTCCCGGCTTCGCAGGCGCTTAGCAGTCTGATCGAGAAGTATTTTCCTGCGGATGCCGCAGTGAAGGAGATTGAGCTGGGCTATTACGGCGAGCTGTTCAACTCCGAGAGCCAGGTGGCTTCGCCGATGTGGCGGTTCATGCTGGAGGACGGCAGCGCCTATTATATGGATGCGATCAGTGCGGACATTATCAGTCCGAAGACAACAGAGTAG